A single genomic interval of Agromyces cerinus harbors:
- the hutH gene encoding histidine ammonia-lyase — MSSNVSAPARAAASVTVGTGPLGIDDVVAVARHGASVVLDPAALDGVAASRAIVEGLAADPEPHYGISTGFGALATTFIAEDRRAQLQASLVRSHAAGSGAEVEREVVRALMLLRLSTLMTGRTGVRRETAETYAAILNAGITPVVREYGSLGCSGDLAPLAHCALVAMGEGEVRVSTGSTDGEGESTDASSALAAAGITPLHLAEKEGLALINGTDGMLGMLALAIDDLRMLLTTADIAAAMSVEGLMGTDAVFAADLHALRPQRGQAISASNLRRLLADSPIVASHKGPECTRVQDAYSLRCAPQVHGAARDTLAHAASVADAELASAVDNPVLTLDGRVESNGNFHGAPVAYVLDFLAIAVADVASMSERRTDRFLDRARNQGLPPFLAHEVGVDSGLMIAQYTAAGIVSELKRLAVPASVDSIPSSAMQEDHVSMGWAAARKLRRSIDGLSRVLAIEVMTAARGLALRAPLVPGTATGAVVSLVAETGAVPGPDRFLSPEIEAISGMVAHGDVVVAAMSAGGALD; from the coding sequence ATGAGCAGCAACGTCTCCGCACCCGCACGCGCCGCGGCATCCGTCACCGTCGGCACCGGCCCCCTCGGCATCGACGACGTCGTCGCGGTCGCCCGCCACGGGGCGTCCGTCGTGCTCGACCCGGCGGCGCTCGACGGCGTCGCCGCGAGCCGTGCGATCGTCGAGGGCCTCGCCGCCGACCCCGAGCCGCACTACGGCATCTCGACGGGCTTCGGCGCGCTCGCCACGACCTTCATCGCGGAGGACCGCCGCGCCCAGCTGCAGGCGAGCCTCGTGCGCTCGCACGCCGCGGGCTCGGGTGCCGAGGTCGAGCGCGAGGTCGTGCGCGCCCTCATGCTGCTGCGACTCTCGACCCTCATGACCGGGCGCACGGGCGTGCGCCGCGAGACCGCGGAGACCTACGCGGCGATCCTCAACGCGGGCATCACCCCCGTCGTGCGCGAGTACGGCTCGCTCGGATGCTCCGGTGACCTCGCACCCCTCGCGCACTGCGCGCTCGTGGCGATGGGCGAGGGCGAAGTGCGGGTCTCGACGGGCTCGACCGACGGCGAAGGCGAGTCGACGGATGCCTCGAGCGCCCTCGCCGCCGCGGGCATCACCCCGCTCCACCTCGCCGAGAAGGAGGGCCTCGCCCTCATCAACGGCACCGACGGCATGCTCGGCATGCTCGCACTCGCGATCGACGACCTGCGGATGCTGCTCACCACGGCCGACATCGCCGCGGCGATGAGCGTCGAGGGACTCATGGGCACCGACGCCGTCTTCGCCGCCGACCTGCACGCGCTCCGCCCGCAGCGCGGCCAGGCGATCTCCGCGTCGAACCTGCGGCGCCTGCTCGCCGACTCCCCCATCGTGGCCAGCCACAAGGGCCCCGAATGCACCCGGGTGCAGGACGCCTACTCGCTGCGTTGCGCCCCCCAGGTGCACGGCGCCGCCCGCGACACGCTCGCGCACGCGGCATCCGTCGCCGACGCCGAGCTCGCGAGCGCCGTCGACAACCCCGTACTGACCCTCGACGGGCGCGTCGAGTCGAACGGCAACTTCCACGGAGCGCCGGTCGCGTACGTGCTCGACTTCCTCGCGATCGCAGTGGCGGATGTCGCGTCGATGAGCGAGCGGCGCACCGATCGGTTCCTCGACCGGGCGCGCAACCAGGGCCTGCCTCCCTTCCTCGCGCACGAGGTCGGCGTCGACTCCGGGCTCATGATCGCGCAGTACACCGCCGCGGGCATCGTCTCCGAACTGAAGCGGCTCGCGGTGCCGGCATCCGTGGACTCGATCCCGTCGTCGGCGATGCAGGAGGACCACGTCTCGATGGGCTGGGCGGCCGCGCGCAAGCTCCGCCGCTCGATCGACGGGCTCTCCCGGGTGCTCGCGATCGAGGTCATGACGGCTGCCCGCGGGCTCGCGCTGCGGGCGCCGCTCGTGCCGGGAACCGCCACGGGCGCTGTCGTCTCCCTCGTCGCCGAAACCGGTGCCGTGCCGGGACCCGACCGCTTCCTCTCCCCCGAGATCGAGGCGATCTCGGGCATGGTGGCGCACGGCGACGTCGTCGTCGCGGCGATGTCGGCGGGGGGCGCACTCGACTGA
- a CDS encoding antibiotic biosynthesis monooxygenase yields MNSEPITVSIRREVDPERISEATAWVQTGVNLAAKYPGFLGSGWVRAGEGSQVWHMLYRFANEETLDAWERSAERTWWLSMGEGFVRSERSKRRTGIEGWFDDPATGSVPVADAAASAALDELPPAPPRWKQAVTIWLGFFPVNLVFTLLVTAFVPGWNELEVVWKVLVTTLLLTPVMTFWALPFVTRMLRRWLAPAAR; encoded by the coding sequence ATGAACAGCGAACCGATCACCGTCTCGATCCGACGCGAGGTCGACCCCGAGCGCATCTCCGAGGCGACCGCGTGGGTGCAGACCGGCGTGAACCTCGCCGCCAAGTACCCGGGCTTCCTCGGCTCGGGCTGGGTGCGCGCGGGCGAGGGCTCGCAGGTCTGGCACATGCTCTACCGCTTCGCGAACGAGGAGACCCTCGACGCGTGGGAGCGCTCGGCCGAGCGCACCTGGTGGCTCTCGATGGGCGAGGGCTTCGTGCGCTCGGAGCGCAGCAAGCGACGCACCGGCATCGAGGGCTGGTTCGACGACCCGGCGACAGGTTCGGTGCCGGTGGCGGATGCCGCGGCATCCGCTGCGCTCGATGAACTGCCGCCCGCACCGCCGCGGTGGAAGCAGGCCGTGACGATCTGGCTCGGCTTCTTCCCGGTGAACCTCGTCTTCACCCTGCTCGTGACCGCGTTCGTTCCCGGCTGGAACGAACTCGAAGTCGTCTGGAAAGTGCTCGTCACGACGCTGCTGCTGACGCCCGTCATGACGTTCTGGGCGCTGCCCTTCGTGACGCGCATGCTGCGTCGCTGGCTCGCGCCCGCCGCTCGCTGA
- a CDS encoding IclR family transcriptional regulator, with protein MPAADQTLAILTHLAAQRGPVPAATIASALGIPRSTVYHLLAVMQEHGFIVHLPEERRYGLGIAAFELSSGFSRQQPLARLGRPLVAALVDRLGESGHLAVLHGRDVLYLVEERAPRRPSLVTDVGVRLPAHLTATGRAMLAVLPPAQLRALYPDKAAFAGRPALDGADGEWSYGRLKRVLAVVREQGWAGEDGEVTGGLASVGAVVRDHVGWPAAAVAVTYPDAAPDADVARYVSVVQEAASTLARRIGTPR; from the coding sequence GTGCCCGCGGCCGACCAGACGCTGGCGATCCTCACGCATCTCGCAGCCCAGCGCGGGCCGGTGCCGGCGGCGACGATCGCCTCGGCGCTCGGCATCCCGCGTTCGACGGTCTACCACCTGCTCGCGGTGATGCAGGAGCACGGCTTCATCGTGCACCTGCCCGAGGAGCGACGGTACGGGCTCGGCATCGCCGCGTTCGAGCTCTCGAGCGGCTTCTCGCGCCAGCAGCCCCTCGCCCGTCTCGGCCGGCCGCTCGTCGCGGCCCTCGTCGACCGCCTCGGCGAGAGCGGGCACCTCGCAGTGCTGCACGGGCGCGACGTGCTCTACCTCGTCGAGGAGCGCGCGCCCCGCCGCCCGTCGCTCGTGACCGACGTCGGCGTACGGCTGCCTGCGCACCTCACCGCCACCGGCCGGGCGATGCTCGCCGTGCTGCCGCCTGCGCAGCTTCGCGCGCTCTACCCCGACAAAGCCGCGTTCGCCGGGCGCCCGGCACTCGACGGCGCCGACGGCGAGTGGAGCTACGGGCGCCTGAAGCGCGTGCTCGCCGTGGTGCGCGAGCAGGGCTGGGCCGGTGAGGACGGGGAGGTCACGGGCGGACTGGCATCGGTCGGCGCGGTCGTGCGCGATCACGTCGGCTGGCCGGCGGCGGCCGTCGCAGTGACGTATCCGGATGCCGCGCCCGACGCGGACGTCGCCCGGTACGTGTCGGTGGTGCAGGAGGCTGCCTCGACGCTCGCCCGCCGCATCGGCACGCCCCGCTGA
- a CDS encoding DedA family protein: MLTTDDHGFTGLTGFAADVLNNLGDLGVGVLVFLEVLIPPIPSEVILPFAGYLSQAGDLNLGWLIVWSTLASLIGALVLYGLGAAVGLERAIRWIAWTRLVSLTDLERGAAWFHKHGSWSVLVGRMIPGVRSLISLPAGADRMPLAWFCLFTAIGSGIWNSLLIGVGAALGTQHALLEEYLQYLDWVVYGAIAIALVVLVIRRVLEHRRVTGEASA; encoded by the coding sequence TTGCTGACGACCGACGACCACGGCTTCACCGGCCTCACCGGATTCGCCGCCGACGTGCTGAACAACCTCGGTGACCTCGGTGTCGGCGTGCTCGTCTTCCTCGAGGTGCTGATCCCCCCGATCCCGAGCGAGGTGATCCTGCCGTTCGCGGGCTACCTCAGCCAGGCGGGCGATCTCAACCTCGGCTGGCTCATCGTCTGGTCCACGCTCGCGTCCCTCATCGGTGCGCTCGTGCTCTACGGGCTCGGTGCCGCAGTCGGCCTCGAACGGGCCATCCGCTGGATCGCCTGGACGCGGCTCGTCAGCCTCACCGACCTCGAGCGCGGCGCCGCCTGGTTCCATAAGCACGGCAGCTGGTCGGTGCTCGTCGGGCGCATGATCCCCGGCGTCCGCAGCCTGATCTCGCTGCCCGCGGGCGCCGATCGCATGCCGCTCGCCTGGTTCTGCCTGTTCACGGCCATCGGCTCCGGCATCTGGAACAGCCTGCTGATCGGCGTCGGCGCCGCGCTCGGCACCCAGCACGCGCTGCTCGAGGAGTACCTGCAGTACCTCGACTGGGTCGTCTACGGCGCGATCGCGATCGCCCTCGTCGTGCTCGTCATCCGTCGCGTGCTCGAGCACCGGCGCGTGACGGGCGAAGCCTCCGCGTAG